A single region of the Pseudalkalibacillus berkeleyi genome encodes:
- the mgsA gene encoding methylglyoxal synthase gives MNIALIAHDEKKQDIINFAVAYTPVLKKHRLYATGTTGLKIAEATGLDVYRFKSGPLGGDQQIGSMIAENKMDLVIFFKDPLTAQPHEPDIAALIRLCDVYQIPLASNIAGAEIFIHALERGDFDWRKVIRNRGEHEV, from the coding sequence ATGAACATCGCTTTAATTGCACATGATGAAAAGAAACAAGATATTATTAATTTTGCTGTAGCCTATACCCCTGTGTTAAAGAAACATAGATTATATGCCACTGGTACGACAGGGCTTAAAATTGCTGAAGCGACCGGTTTGGATGTATATAGATTTAAATCTGGTCCTCTCGGTGGTGACCAGCAAATTGGCTCGATGATCGCTGAAAATAAGATGGACCTCGTCATATTCTTCAAGGATCCGTTAACAGCACAGCCTCATGAACCAGATATTGCAGCGCTCATTCGTTTATGTGATGTATATCAGATTCCACTTGCTTCAAACATAGCAGGTGCAGAAATATTTATCCATGCTTTAGAGCGAGGAGACTTTGATTGGAGAAAGGTTATTCGAAACAGGGGTGAACATGAAGTATGA
- the dapB gene encoding 4-hydroxy-tetrahydrodipicolinate reductase, translated as MSEQTIRIIIAGPRGKMGKEAIKMVTSTEHFSLQAVVDTKNAGKKLSDLEDQPNLDIPVYDDMVACVSEVEADVLIDLTKPDSGKKHLQIALEYGLRPVIGTTGFTDQEIADYSRTAEEKEIGAVIAPNFAIGAILMMKFSQMAAKYMPDIEIIEQHHDQKLDAPSGTAMKTAHMIKEVRSNKRQGHPDETEDLQGARGGEYDGIRIHSVRLPGRVAHQEVLLGTTGQTLSIKHDTIDRSAFMPGVKMAVETVMKLDTLVYGLENLME; from the coding sequence ATGAGTGAACAAACGATCCGAATTATTATCGCAGGACCACGTGGCAAGATGGGGAAAGAAGCCATAAAGATGGTGACAAGCACAGAACACTTTTCATTACAGGCTGTAGTAGATACAAAGAACGCTGGCAAGAAATTAAGTGATCTTGAGGACCAACCCAACTTAGATATACCGGTTTATGATGATATGGTCGCATGTGTATCTGAGGTTGAGGCAGATGTTCTAATCGACTTAACGAAACCAGATTCAGGCAAGAAACACCTTCAAATTGCTCTAGAATATGGGCTTAGACCTGTAATTGGAACGACAGGGTTTACTGATCAAGAAATTGCAGACTATAGTCGTACAGCAGAAGAAAAAGAAATCGGTGCTGTTATCGCTCCGAACTTCGCGATTGGTGCAATTTTAATGATGAAATTCTCACAAATGGCGGCTAAATATATGCCAGATATTGAAATTATTGAACAACACCATGATCAAAAATTGGATGCTCCATCTGGAACAGCAATGAAAACCGCACACATGATTAAAGAAGTACGCTCCAACAAACGCCAAGGTCACCCTGATGAGACAGAGGATCTCCAAGGAGCACGTGGCGGTGAGTATGACGGAATTCGTATACACAGTGTCAGATTACCAGGTCGGGTTGCACATCAGGAAGTGCTATTGGGGACAACTGGACAGACGTTGTCAATCAAACACGATACAATCGACCGTAGTGCGTTCATGCCTGGCGTGAAAATGGCCGTTGAAACGGTTATGAAGTTGGATACACTTGTTTATGGACTTGAAAACTTAATGGAGTAG
- a CDS encoding nucleotide pyrophosphohydrolase, with the protein MEERTMKEMQKAVDRYIGQFKEGYFSPLAMLARMTEELGELSREVNHHYGEKPKKSNEDERAMEEELGDLLFVIICFANSLHIDLDEALKIVMKKFNTRDKDRWTRKEEANEDE; encoded by the coding sequence ATGGAAGAACGTACGATGAAAGAGATGCAAAAAGCGGTAGACCGTTATATTGGACAATTTAAAGAAGGATATTTCAGTCCACTTGCTATGCTCGCAAGAATGACCGAAGAGCTAGGCGAATTATCTAGAGAAGTGAACCATCATTACGGGGAGAAACCGAAGAAATCAAATGAAGATGAACGAGCAATGGAAGAAGAGTTAGGTGATCTTTTGTTCGTCATCATTTGTTTTGCAAACTCCTTACATATAGATTTGGACGAGGCTTTAAAGATCGTCATGAAGAAGTTCAACACGAGAGATAAAGACAGATGGACAAGAAAAGAGGAGGCGAATGAGGATGAGTGA